A portion of the Saccharomyces paradoxus chromosome XV, complete sequence genome contains these proteins:
- the CSS3 gene encoding Css3p, whose protein sequence is MVPLFGLFYIFSQLCSLCSAYVDVTSGYQVFLGLPNNMTNNQICWLFQTSYFDINSDKSGRTLRTGRFEPGDQQSLVYRDTLVELEAITDFYEYSNLDLSTYNGPEPYNSETDYCRDIMDLVMRVYDEEGNYVHPTTEEYSATASATVQRRDSDADMEECIDEPCYDVRDCQILNSKCGHCSNSGGREQRYCDWQYTYFVHSFVLHCWYTWQHTCS, encoded by the coding sequence atggttCCCTTATTCGGTTtattttacattttttctcaattgTGCTCCTTATGCTCCGCATATGTTGATGTCACTAGTGGTTACCAAGTATTTTTGGGCTTGCCAAACAATATGACAAACAATCAAATCTGCTGGTTATTCCAAACATCATACTTCGATATCAATTCCGATAAAAGTGGTAGAACACTTAGAACAGGACGGTTTGAACCTGGCGATCAACAATCTTTGGTTTATAGGGATACTTTAGTTGAGTTGGAGGCTATTACAGATTTTTATGAGTACAGTAACCTAGATCTATCGACTTATAACGGACCTGAGCCATATAATTCTGAGACTGATTATTGTAGAGATATAATGGATTTGGTAATGCGTGTatatgatgaagaaggaaattatGTTCATCCAACTACTGAAGAGTATTCGGCTACCGCTAGTGCAACAGTTCAGCGTAGAGATTCTGATGCTGACATGGAAGAGTGCATTGATGAACCATGTTATGATGTTAGGGACTGTCAGATACTTAACAGCAAATGTGGTCATTGCTCTAACTCAGGTGGCAGAGAGCAGAGATACTGTGACTGGCAATACACTTACTTTGTTCACTCTTTTGTTTTACACTGCTGGTATACATGGCAACATACTTGTAGTTAG
- the ENB1 gene encoding Enb1p (Endosomal ferric enterobactin transporter~similar to YOL158C) yields MVETDLSRNDNLDDKSTVCYSEKADTDVDKSTASGLRRIDAVNRVLSDYGSFTAFGVTFSSLKTALLVALFLQGYCTGLGGQISQSIQTYAANSFGKHSQVGSINTVKSIVASVVAVPYARMSDRFGRIECWIFALVLYTVGEIISAATPTFGGLFAGIIIQQFGYSGFRLLATALTGDLSGLRDRTFAMNIFLIPVIINTWVSGNIVSSVAGHTAPYKWRWGYGIFCIIVPFSTLILVLPYAYAQYISWRNGKLPPLRLREKGRTLRQTLWKFAEDVNLIGVILFTAFLVLVLLPLTIAGGATSKWKEGHIIAMIVVGGCLGFIFLIWELRFAKNPFIPRVYLGDPTIYVALLMEFVWRLALQIELEYLVTVLMVAFGESTLSAQRIAQLYNFLQSCTNIVVGIILHFYPHPKVFVVTGSLLGVLGMGLLYKYRVVYDGISGLIGAEIVVGIAGGMIRFPMWTLVHASTTHNEMATVTGLLMSVYQIGDAVGASIAGAIWTQRLAKELIQRLGSNLGMSIYKSPLNYLKKYPLGSEVRIQMVESYSKIQRLLIIVSISFAAFNAVLCFFLRGFTVNKKQSFTTEEREKEKLKIKQQSWLRRVIGY; encoded by the coding sequence ATGGTGGAAACAGATCTGTCTAGAAATGACAATTTGGACGATAAAAGCACTGTCTGCTACAGCGAAAAGGCAGATACCGATGTTGATAAGTCTACTGCGTCCGGCTTGCGTCGTATAGATGCCGTCAACAGGGTCCTGTCTGACTATGGCTCTTTCACAGCTTTTGGAGTCACATTTAGTTCGCTCAAGACCGCTTTACTAGTAGCGCTGTTTTTGCAGGGCTATTGTACTGGACTTGGTGGGCAGATTTCGCAATCGATACAAACCTACGCTGCTAACAGCTTTGGGAAGCATTCTCAGGTTGGGTCAATTAATACCGTCAAATCAATAGTGGCTTCTGTTGTCGCTGTGCCATATGCACGTATGTCGGATCGATTTGGGCGTATAGAATGCTGGATCTTTGCGCTGGTGCTTTATACTGTGGGAGAAATTATTTCTGCCGCCACACCAACATTTGGCGGACTTTTTGCTGGTATTATTATACAACAGTTCGGTTATTCTGGCTTTCGTCTTCTTGCTACAGCCCTGACGGGAGATTTATCTGGATTGAGAGATCGTACGTTTGCAATGAACATCTTCTTGATTCCCGTGATTATAAATACGTGGGTAAGCGGAAATATTGTTAGCTCAGTGGCTGGTCATACTGCACCATACAAATGGCGTTGGGGCTATGGGATTTTCTGCATTATTGTTCCCTTCTCCACCTTAATCTTGGTCCTTCCTTATGCATATGCTCAGTACATTTCCTGGCGCAACGGTAAGTTGCCACCATTAAGattgagagaaaaaggaaggacTCTACGTCAAACGCTCTGGAAATTTGCGGAAGACGTAAATTTGATTGGAGTTATTCTCTTCACTGCTTTCTTAGTTCTAGTTTTATTGCCTCTTACGATAGCAGGTGGTGCCACATCCAAATGGAAAGAAGGTCATATTATTGCAATGATTGTGGTCGGTGGCTGCTTGggctttatttttctgaTTTGGGAATTAAGATTTGCCAAGAATCCATTTATTCCACGAGTATATCTGGGTGATCCAACTATCTATGTTGCACTGCTAATGGAATTCGTATGGCGTCTAGCTCTACAAATCGAGTTGGAGTATTTGGTCACTGTGTTAATGGTAGCATTCGGAGAATCGACTCTAAGTGCACAGCGGATAGCTCAGCTTTACAATTTTCTGCAGTCTTGCACTAATATTGTTGTTGGCATTATACTGCATTTCTATCCTCATCCCAAAGTATTTGTGGTTACTGGATCACTTCTGGGTGTTCTCGGAATGGGTCTTTTGTACAAATACCGGGTGGTGTACGACGGAATTTCGGGTCTTATTGGCGCTGAGATTGTGGTTGGTATAGCCGGTGGTATGATACGTTTTCCTATGTGGACGCTAGTGCATGCTTCAACCACCCACAATGAGATGGCAACTGTTACTGGATTACTTATGTCTGTTTATCAAATTGGAGATGCGGTGGGTGCTTCTATTGCTGGTGCAATATGGACTCAGCGTCTGGCCAAGGAGCTGATACAGCGACTGGGCTCAAACTTAGGTATGTCAATTTACAAATCACCACTCAACtatctaaaaaaatatcctCTTGGATCTGAAGTTCGTATCCAGATGGTGGAATCCTATTCAAAGATTCAACGCTTATTGATAATTGTGTCAATTTCGTTTGCAGCTTTCAATGCTGTTCtctgttttttcttgcGTGGGTTTACCGTAAACAAGAAGCAAAGCTTTACCACGGAAGAACGagagaaagagaagctCAAAATCAAACAGCAATCATGGCTCCGTCGTGTAATTGGATATTGA